Proteins found in one Fundidesulfovibrio terrae genomic segment:
- a CDS encoding 4Fe-4S binding protein, whose protein sequence is MLPFLKIMVKNLLKGPSTDPFPFAPAKTPKRFRGCASHDESKCILCGICKHVCAAGAIQMRAAEDGSGVEYVLWHNSCVFCGMCAHYCPTGAVTMTDNWHLSHLAEEKYTFCETSFVAFGECSQCGARIQPRPQVIVDQLGTRSPDRFLLCPKCKRESQVKHATDKNLIQLREQQ, encoded by the coding sequence ATGCTGCCGTTCCTGAAAATCATGGTGAAGAACCTGCTCAAAGGTCCTTCCACCGACCCTTTCCCCTTCGCTCCGGCCAAGACCCCCAAGCGTTTCCGGGGATGCGCCTCGCATGACGAGTCCAAGTGCATCCTGTGCGGCATCTGCAAGCACGTCTGCGCCGCAGGGGCCATCCAGATGCGTGCGGCCGAGGACGGCTCGGGCGTGGAATACGTGCTCTGGCACAACTCCTGCGTTTTCTGCGGCATGTGCGCCCACTACTGCCCCACCGGCGCGGTGACCATGACCGACAACTGGCACCTCTCCCACCTTGCGGAGGAGAAGTACACCTTCTGCGAGACCAGCTTCGTGGCCTTCGGCGAGTGCTCCCAGTGCGGTGCGCGCATCCAGCCCAGGCCCCAGGTCATCGTCGATCAACTGGGCACGCGTTCCCCCGACCGCTTCCTGCTCTGCCCCAAGTGCAAGCGCGAAAGCCAGGTCAAGCACGCCACCGATAAGAATCTGATCCAACTGCGGGAGCAGCAATGA
- a CDS encoding NADH-quinone oxidoreductase subunit C, with protein MNEIAKQALENAVGKALGPGAVYWSTDANKNAFGWVKLCDPDALKLVAPHLAQAGARLMTVTAYRNDKFSRIEGREIAYHFDLDGVVITVTACVDSEPPRVPSITPWFQNADWNEREFTELYNIEVEGHPNPRRLFLDKELDGDILDRLVPLSTMMNGASTTTLWEKVFAGKQMPEWATKGAKN; from the coding sequence ATGAACGAGATAGCCAAGCAGGCGCTCGAGAACGCCGTAGGCAAGGCCCTGGGCCCCGGGGCCGTCTACTGGTCGACCGACGCCAACAAGAACGCATTCGGATGGGTCAAGCTGTGCGACCCCGACGCCCTCAAGCTGGTGGCTCCCCACCTGGCCCAGGCCGGGGCGCGGCTCATGACCGTCACCGCATACCGCAACGACAAGTTCTCGCGCATCGAAGGCCGCGAGATCGCCTACCACTTCGACCTGGACGGCGTGGTCATCACCGTGACCGCCTGCGTGGACTCCGAGCCGCCCAGGGTGCCCTCCATCACTCCGTGGTTCCAGAACGCCGACTGGAACGAGCGCGAGTTCACCGAGCTCTACAACATCGAGGTGGAAGGCCATCCCAACCCGCGCCGCCTCTTCCTGGACAAGGAGCTCGACGGCGACATCCTGGACAGGCTGGTGCCGCTCTCCACCATGATGAACGGCGCATCCACCACCACCCTTTGGGAGAAGGTGTTCGCCGGCAAGCAGATGCCCGAATGGGCCACCAAGGGAGCCAAGAACTAA
- a CDS encoding nickel-dependent hydrogenase large subunit encodes MAETYTLPVGPLHVALEEPMYFDIKVEGETVRGLDLTAGHVHRGMEALAMHRNYFQNVTLTERVCSLCSNSHPATYCMAVETLAGITVPERGQYLRVIADEIKRVASHLFNVGIMAHLVGFDSLFMHAMEVRELMQDAKEGVYGNRMNLGQCTIGGTRTDIDKETARFLRGQIEALKPQLHELYGVFEKDPLIRTRTRGIGVLPEAEARRYAVVGPVARASGVAYDVRRKAPYATYEDLTFEVQSDTAGDVHSRAMLRLREAVESVSIIEQCLKQMPEGPVKIEGMAAVPAGESVARSEAPRGELVYFLRSDGSDTPQRVKWRVPTYMNWEALQVMMAGCQVADIPLIVNSIDPCISCTER; translated from the coding sequence ATGGCCGAGACATATACCCTTCCGGTCGGACCGCTGCACGTGGCGCTCGAAGAGCCCATGTACTTTGACATCAAGGTCGAAGGCGAAACCGTGCGCGGCCTGGACCTCACCGCCGGACACGTCCACCGGGGCATGGAAGCCCTGGCCATGCACCGCAACTACTTCCAGAACGTCACCCTGACCGAGCGCGTCTGCTCGCTGTGCTCCAACAGCCACCCGGCCACTTACTGCATGGCCGTGGAGACCCTGGCCGGGATCACCGTGCCCGAGCGAGGCCAGTACCTGCGCGTCATCGCCGACGAGATCAAGCGCGTGGCCTCCCATCTGTTCAACGTGGGCATCATGGCCCACCTGGTGGGCTTCGATTCGCTGTTCATGCACGCCATGGAAGTGCGCGAGCTCATGCAGGACGCCAAGGAAGGCGTGTACGGAAACCGCATGAACCTGGGCCAGTGCACCATCGGCGGCACCCGCACCGACATCGACAAGGAGACCGCCCGTTTCCTGCGCGGCCAGATCGAGGCCCTCAAGCCCCAGCTGCACGAGCTCTACGGCGTGTTCGAGAAGGACCCGCTCATCCGCACCCGCACCAGGGGCATCGGCGTTCTGCCCGAGGCCGAAGCCCGGCGCTACGCCGTGGTGGGCCCCGTGGCGAGAGCCTCCGGCGTGGCCTACGACGTGCGCCGCAAGGCCCCCTACGCCACCTACGAGGACCTCACGTTCGAGGTGCAGTCCGACACGGCTGGCGACGTCCACTCCAGGGCCATGCTCAGGCTGCGCGAGGCCGTGGAGTCCGTCTCCATCATCGAGCAGTGCCTGAAGCAGATGCCCGAAGGGCCGGTGAAGATCGAAGGCATGGCCGCCGTGCCCGCGGGAGAATCCGTGGCCCGCAGCGAGGCCCCGCGCGGCGAGCTGGTCTACTTCCTGCGCTCCGACGGATCGGACACCCCCCAGCGCGTGAAGTGGCGCGTGCCCACCTACATGAACTGGGAGGCCCTCCAGGTGATGATGGCCGGCTGCCAGGTGGCG